From the Lathyrus oleraceus cultivar Zhongwan6 chromosome 3, CAAS_Psat_ZW6_1.0, whole genome shotgun sequence genome, the window TTCCTTATCCAACCTTTTTTCCCTCTACCACTTGTGTACCATCTGATTGAAATTTCCGCACCGAGTCCATTCCTTTTGCTTCAATTTTTACTTTAACTGGTTCTTTAGTCCCAAGTACCACTTAGAGTCAGCTCAATATCCTTCAATTTTGTCTTCTAATCCTCCTTCCATTTTGGTTTCGACTAATCCTTTAGTTCACATTACCATTTAGGAGTTAGTTCTGTTCAATTTTGACTTCTTATGATACTTTACCTTCGACTTCCATTGAGTGATCAATTTTGAATCCTCCACAAGGTGCTACAATGATTTCCTCGACTGAGTCTGAATCCCTTATTATTCCTTTTTCCTCTCTTCCTCGAGTTCAAACTTTTAATACATATCCCACGTTGACTCGTGCTAAGACATGTCATTCCAATCCTAAGGCTCTTAATTCTCATGATGAACTTCGAAAGTCAAACAAGCTTTATCCAATCCATATTAACTCTAATCTATGAGACTTGAGTATGAAGCTTTGTTAAAGAATAAGACCTTAACACTAACCACTCTTCCCCCAAATCTAAAACTTGTGGGATGCATGTGAATTATCCTGATGATTTTGTGAACAAGTACAAAGCTCTACTTGTTTCTAAGGGGTTTTATCATCAGTTTCACTATCATTTCAATGATACGTTTTCTCTAGTTGTTAAACATGTAATAATTCAATTTATTATAACTTTAGCTCTTACTCAGAAAATGGGAGCTTCAAGAAATTGATATCAACAATGCCTTTTCAAATGGCTCCTTAAGTTAAGATATTTACATGGttcaacctccaggttttgaacAACATGATCCTTCCTCGTTTGCAAACTGCAGATGGCGCTTTATGGGCTAAAAAAACCACCTTGTGTCTGGTATCAGAAGCTAACTCAAACCTTAGTTCAGTTGAGTTTCAGTCACAACAAGTGTGATCACTCTCTTTCCATATATACTCATCAAGGTGTTACTATGTATTCTTTTGTGTATGTGGATGAAATTCTTTATCACATGTTATTCTTCCTTTCTCATTTATAAGCTCATCGACTCCTTGCATGCTAAGTTTCCTCTCAAGAAGTTGGGATCCTCTAAGTATTTCCTGAGCATCAAAATAAAGTGTTTATCTTAAGGAAATTTTCTACTCACTCATTCTAAATATATTTGTGATTTTCTTGTTAAAGTCAATATGAGCAATTTCAATGGTGTTCCTATTCCCATGCTTAGCATGTGAAAATTCAGAAAACATGGATCTTGTCTTCTTGCTAATCTATTTATGTATCGATCCATGGTTGGTGCACTTCAGTATGTTACTCTTACTCACCCTGATATTGCTCAAAGTGTTAACAAAACCTATAATACATGGCTTCCCTTTTTGACTCTCATTAGGGAGATGTTAAATGCATCATGTGCCATCTTAGTTGTACTCTTGATCATGGCATTCTCATTTCTCCAACACCTCCCTCGTGCAAGCATTCACTTCGTGCATATAGCGACTCCGATTGAGGAAGTGATCCTAATGATAGGTGTTCCACATCTGGCTCATGTATCTATCTTGGTCTGAATCTTGTTTCATGGAGATTGAAAAAGAAGCATTTGGTGGCTCGTTCTAGCATAGAGGGCGATTATTGTGCTCTTGCATACACTATGTCTTAATTGCTTTGGCTTTAGTCTCTTATGCAAGAAATTCATGTGCCATTTCAGAATGCTACCCTTGCTTTGTGATAATCTTAGCGTGATTCTGCTGTCACACAATCTGGTTTTGCATGCTCAAACCAAACACATTGAGTTAGACATTCACGAGCGTGTTATTTCAAAGCTCTTGAAGATTTAACATGTTCCAACTTTTCTCCAACTTGCAAATCCACTTACCAAGCCTTTCGAAACTGACTCCTTTTAGGAGCTTCGCATGAAGCTCAAAGTCGTCGCTCTCACCCCTCCACGAGCTTGTGGGGGAGTATTAGAAGGTTAACTTAAGAAACTAGTTACATAGCTTTTCATATGCATTGATGTTTGATAATACAAGTGAataatcatgcatatacatgtaTAACTATAACTAACTCTCGCATCATCTACCATGAACTCTTTGCTATGTAGTGGTGGTTATGGTTTTGTAAATCTCAAGAGAGATTAAATGAACAATGTGAGAATTACATTCTATTAAGGAGTGGTGAGTTCTAAGTACACTTAATAGGAATATATATCTTTTTGGAGTTTGGTAAATGTATCCTAAAAGATGCTATAAATATCTCAATCTCTGAACTCTAATAACAAACTGTTTCACGTATAATATTATCTGAAGGCAAATGATGGATGGGTTGCAAAAAGACCAACTGAGTAAGTAAAGGTTGGAGTGGAGTGAATTCATCATGTTGTCTACTAGCAAAAGGAATGAGTTCATGTTGAAATATTTTAAAATTTGCAAGAGATTAATAGGGATTACAAGATTTGCGGTGAAAAAATTATTGAGAGGGAATATTTAAGGATATCGACTGTGAACCCCTTAGAAATATTGAGAGTAAACAATTATTGTAATAAAGGTTATTGAGCTAATACGATAAGCAACATTTGCAGGGAGATTAAGAGGAAATATTGAATGATTAGGTTTTGAGAGAAAATCATTATTGACGAATTTTGAGATAATACTTGGACATTTAAAACCCCTTTATTTCAATTttcaataatatatatttattaaagcatgtcaaaattaatttttttaatttataaaaaatgaattaaaatagTTTTTATCATTTTAAAACTAATTTTTATACAAATCATTTTTAAAATATACGAGAAAATTACTTTTTTTAAAACTTAAGCAAATCGGCCCTTAGGTAAATTCGGTTAATAGTTAGTTAATGGTAAAGTGTGGCACTTTATGTGATGCAAAGTTTTAAATTATCATGGTGATATcatttaaaaaatttaaaatgattttgaaCTCAATTTAATAAAAACACCTCAAAACTGACGAGTGCCATCATCATCGTCCAAAAACAAAGTCCATCAAAGAAACAAACAAAAGTACTCCCCCAAAAGTCACTATTTTTTTAGATCCCAAATAGGAttctcaaatcaattaaaataaaGTATAAGAGGTCACCACAAACCTATCAAAATACCATTTACAAGTCTTAAGAATATTTGTATCTTCTACATCCTTCACATTAACCGACCTTTGTAAAGGAGTGATGAGCTCCCGAGTACACTTATCTGAAATAGATATCACTAATTTTGACTACTATCTCCTAGGAAAGGCTATAAAGACCTAAATATTTGAACTCCATAACAAATTTTCTCAAGTATAACATTATCCTAAGCATATGATGGATGGGATGCAAAGGGACCAATTGATTGAGAAGAGGTTTAGGCATAGAGAAACCATCATGATATTCAATAGCAAAAGAATTGAGTTGATGTTGAAATATTTAAGGGATTTGCAAGAGATTGACAAGAATTGGTGTGCGATGAAATACTAACTAAGAGGTAACGATTAGGGGATATAAAGAGGAAATTTTTGGGGATATCAAGAAGGAACGATTATTGTGATAAAACGACTAACAACGTCCGTCTGAGGAAAGATTAAGAAAAAATATCGAAAGATGGTAGACTTTAAGAGGAAACCATTATTTATGAATTTTGGGATAAAATTTAGACATTCGAAATCTGTTATATGTAAATTTTTAATAATATGTATTAATGTTAGTGCATGTcaaaattaatattaaaatttataaaaattaaGTTAAAACTAACTTTTagtattttaaaatgatttttcaaaataatcatttttaaaatataaaaaaaatcacTATTTTAATACTAAAACAAATTGGTCTATAATGAAATTTGCTTCGTTATTAGTTAATTGTTAATTTTTGTGAACTAAAAATTTAAAATTCGTATATAGTTCATCATAGTGATGtcatttataaaaaataaaacacATCATCAAATTTCATCTGAAGTATGATTTAAATTGACATGCACAATCCGCATTTGAGACATATCAGACATTATTAACAACATTTGTTCAATTCTCTTCACTAAAAATTTAAAATTCTTAATATCAATCTTGCTTTTATTTAATAAAAACTTTCAACTTTACATGTCTCTGAACCATGTATTTCAAACATTTCCAACCACCACAATGGCTGAAATTTAGGGGTGTTCAAAAtcaaaccaacccaatagaaaaccgcaaaccaaaccaaatcaaatcgaaaccgcaaaaaaccgcatttaGTTCGGATTtgtttgggtcattttttaacaaaaccgcacggtttggtttggtttgcggtttgtattttgcaaaccgaactaaaccaaaccaaaccgcattatgttacaatCCAAATTTTACTTATCCCACATCCAAACAAAACATCAAACCTAGTATaccttaaccttacaattacaaacgatATTCTCTTACTCACgcttagggtttcaatttcaaccttcttaaatctctcatagtagtatcacacattcGCCTATTCTATTCTAATAAGTCATCTTTTATGTTCTTTCTTTTTAATCTTctatgttactattttctcttttaattaCATTTTTATCGCACCTTTCTTCTCGATCCCACATctcttatgtttttttttcatcttctctaatctctcatctcatatgttttttaCGTTTTATTATCATGTCTtcgatattattttatgctactatttatatatgtattttattccacttttgtctaatctaattttttatatattgaatgaaacatttttatctaaatatgatgagttttgatgttatttagtcatgtatgaatgactaaatataaaattatgttgttctctataggtgtatgtatggcacaataaaaatattataaaaaggcaaaccaaccgaaccaacccaaaccgcattggtttggtttggtttggttttatttctaaacGTCAATCGaaccgaaccaaaccaaaccgcatatttttttctcttgcggttcgaATGATTTTTATCGTCAAAACCGCTCAAACCGTACCGCGAATCTTAAAACTCATGGTAAATAATAGTTTGAAATTGGCAAATCATACATATGACATAAGAATAAGAATAGTCCAAAATTAGTAAAGAAAGGAAAGCGACCCTAGCCAAATTGACCCTTCAATGCTACCAAAACACAAAACTATACGAATTTTTGTTGTCTCTTTCAAAAACTTTGTTCTACTCAAGACATCAATACAAATAATTGCTAAAACCATACATGTTCCAAATTAGCACATAGAATAAAGTGCTTTTTAATAGACAATACGCTACTAGTATTACTATGCAACAATTACATGCAAAATCCACATTGAAACTTTCGCTACATTAACATCACTGATAAGATACACTACATATATAGCATTTTAACCATTATAAAAGTTCACATCTAATTTACATATACTAGTACCAAAAAAAACAAGATAGAGacattaattaattaattaaggTGACTAATATTTCATACTAGCATTAAACATGTTTTTGCCATCTTCATCACCTTGTTGAAAACAAAACTGCTCAAGTGGCAACTGTGGTAAATTCTGTCCAGATTCAACCGAACctaaaatgttatgttgatcaatGGTGTTATCATTAGGAAGGAACATTGGTGAGAAAGCCTCATGATCAACATCATCAACAAAGTTAATCATTGTTTGATGAAACAAAATCTGTGTCTTAAGAAACTTAACATAATGAATAGCTTCTTCCAACAAAGAAACAGTGTCCATTTTACTTCCACCAGGGACCATACTCTGAAGAATCTTAAACCTGTCACTGATTCTATGTCTTCTTTCTCTCGCAGCAACACTTTGTGGATCAGTTGAAAGTTTCACCGATGATCCTTTGCTTTTCTTCACAGCCTTTTTCTTCTCTTTTGCCTTTGAAGATGACCCTGAAGTGGAAGAGATAGGAATAGGAATGTTGCAATCCATGTGTGAGAGTTTTTGTACTATGGTTTGAATATTTTTTAGTAGAAGAGTGTATTTATATAGGAGAAATTGGTGTAATGATTTAGAATGAAAGGGAGAGAAGAAATGTCGTCATGTGAAATCAGTCAATCTTTGGCGTAGGATACGGATGTTTGTAGGCAGGGACCCGGGTTGGTggtttgtttttcttttctttatgCTCTTTTGCTTCTCATTAATCTCTTATTTATTAACTTTGTATTAAACTACAAATTATGGCCTTTATAATATGGTAGTACAAGTTTTTTTATTGAATATGGTTAGAGTAGAAGTAAGTTACTGTGATTAAGTTTGGTTTAGTCAAATATTTCAATGTTTGATTTTTTAGAATAATAATACATGTATGTTTTGTTTTTTACTTTTATGATATCCAATAAATTATGTATAAAATTATGGTTATTTAATTTggataattaattaatttaatttacAATTCAAATTCTAGTTAACTCATCTATATGACAGTTaaatattttaaagttaattGATTTAATCCtttaattaaatgaattaattatATTGTTACACCATTAATCTGATGTAGCACCGATCTTTAAAAAAATCAGGGCAAAATTGTTGCTAGCTCGTAATCTTAGATAAGACCCCTATAGGCCCTTAGTTTCGAGTAATAGGAAATTGTCAGTGCGTCAAACACTTTTAGTGgggagagaaagagagagaatgaAGGAATAAGAATTACTATAATTGAAGAATGATTGTGATATAAAATTGAATTACAAATATCTATTTATATACATCTAAGTGACTTGACTACTAAAACTCAATCATCTTTTTGGGCTTGGACCACACACAACTTGAATTATATTATATCTCAACATACCCCCTATAATTCAAGTTGTCGAATAAATGCTAATTATAGTCGATCTGAACTATTCTTAATTTCTTTCTCAAATTCAAGAATCTTTCGATCTTCAATCATTTGGAGAAAATGTCGGTCAATTGTGTTTTGCTTGAGCAATCTCTTACTTCAAGTTCACCTCGATTTACCTTATCCCTTAAGAAATGAAATCTAGCTTCGATGTGCTTACTCCTTCCATGCAAAACTGGATTTTTCGCAAGATTTATGGTTAACTTATTGTCAATCTACAACACCAGGGGTTTCTTTACTTCAACTTCCATTTCTTCAAGCATAGATTTGATCCAAATTGCTTGACAAGCAACATAGGATCctgctatatattcagcctcaCACGATGATAATGTCACCACAGGTTGCTTTCTCGAGTACCATGAGATTGGGGCACCGAATACTTCAGAGTAGTCGATGCTTGCTCTCTGAAGAAAACCTCGAGCTACCAATCTTGCCTTATGTCTCGCTATCGACCCATTAACATTGTGCTTCAACTTGAATGTGTTGGCAATTTGAATAACTCCCATGTGTTGTTTCTTTCGATTGCTTGTAACTCTTCGACCTTAGCTGACTTCCACTTTTTATTGTTTAAGACTTCACTATAGTTTATTGGTTCAGGACCTGCAAGTAAGTCCAAATGAACTAATTCTCCATCTATTGTGACTTCGTCATCACCAACCACTTCATAATCTTGAAGTCTTTCTAGGCGAGATCTAGTTTTTTGAGATCTTTGACTAGTACTAGTTACACCATCTTCAACTTCGAATGTGACGAGCATGTTAGCAACTGCTTCGACTTCGACTAGGATATCACCAATATCTTAGACTTCGACATCATTACTTTCTTCATCGAAATCCTATTTCATCAACGGCTTATCAATTGCATCACTAGAATTCCAATCCCAGACAAATTTTTCATCAATCATAATATCTCGACTTATCACGATCTTCTTATTAATTGGATTGAACAACATGTATGCACCGGTTTTATGACATCCTACCAGAATCATAGGTTCACTTTTGTCATCAAGTTTCCTTCTTCTAGCACCGGGAACATGCTTGTAACACATAGAGCCAAATACCTTAAGATGACTCGCTGATGATCGTTTTCCACTCCAAACTTCTTTAGGAATCTTGTTCTTCAAATTCTTAGTACGACACCTGTTGAGAGTATAAACAATAGCGAAAACAGTTTCACCCCATAAGGATTTAGGCAAATTCTTATACTTAAGTATGCATCTCGTCATGTCTAATATGGCCATATTTCTTCTTCCTgctattccattatgttgagACGTGTAAGGAGCAGCTACCTCATGATCAATACCATGTTCTTCACATGATTCTTCAAACATCTTGGATATGTATTCGCCATCTCCATATGTTCCTGGAACTTTGACCTTCTTCTCACTCGGGTTTTTGATAAgcatcttgaatctcttaaagatttcgAATACTTTATCCTTTCGCTTGATCTCACGGATCCATAAATTTCGACTAAACTTGTCGATAAACGAAATAAAATACATATTTCCACCAATGGTATGCTCTTCAAAAGGGCCACATACATTTGATTGTATAACTTTGAGTATGAAGGAGGATCCCATTGGCATAAATGATATAAAAGACTTTCTGGATTACTTTCCGACTAGACAACCTTCACAGAGTTTATCGGGCATCTCCAGACTTGGTATACCAATTACTATATCTTGAGTAATTAGTTGATTGAGTGATCAAAAGCTTAAATGTCTAAATCTCAAATGCCACAACCAACTATGCTTGTGGTCGGCAATAACTTTTAGACATTGTACTTCAGTTGAATTAATCATGGTCTTAAATGTCATGTTCTTCGACAAAGGAGATTTGAAAACCAAATTATTTTGAGTGTCAAATAGTTATAAGGCTCCACCTTTCATAATAAGTAAGAAACCTTTTTCGACCAGTTGTCCAACACTTAGCAGATTGCACTTCATTCTAGGTACATAGAGTACATTTTTTATCATAACTTTTCCTCTATTTCTCCTTTGAATAACTATGTCGCTAATACATTCTGTTTACAATGAGTTATTATCAACTAGTTTAACCTTATTTTTCTTCGACGAATCGAAATCTACTAACCACACTTTTTGACCAGTCATGTGATTCAAGCAGTC encodes:
- the LOC127129217 gene encoding transcription factor LAX PANICLE 1; translated protein: MDCNIPIPISSTSGSSSKAKEKKKAVKKSKGSSVKLSTDPQSVAARERRHRISDRFKILQSMVPGGSKMDTVSLLEEAIHYVKFLKTQILFHQTMINFVDDVDHEAFSPMFLPNDNTIDQHNILGSVESGQNLPQLPLEQFCFQQGDEDGKNMFNASMKY